CTTGCCGACGCGGCACGGCGACGCGGTCGACGAGATGGCCATGCGGGAGACTTTTGAGCGCCATCGGGATTGGCGCGTCGACGCCGACGTGATGCGTCTTGCCGCGCCGGACGCCGGGTATTTGCATTGCCTGCCCGCAGACCGGGGGCAGGAGGTGACGGACGATGTCATCGATGGTCCGTCGTCGTGGGTCTTTCAGCAAGCCGCCAACCGGCTTCATGCGCAGAACGCCGTGATGGCACATTTGCTGAACCCGGGGTGCCTCGCGTGACGTCGTGCTTCTCGTATCGCTATGCGTGTGTGAGATGCGCGACACCGCAGTCCTGGGGCGCAATTCGGTACCGATGCCATGTGTGCGGACAGAATTTGGGCATCCAACGCAAACCGAAGGGGGCGGTGCCGACAGCGGGCGACATCGTGAGCATGTTTCGCGGACGAGGCATGTGGCGATACCGTGCGCTCCTGCCCGTCGAGGCTCGCTGGGGGAGTCGACTGGTCGTCGGCGACACGCCGATGATCGATTGTGGCGACGATGGCGGAGTGAATCTCTGGGTGAAGGACGAGGCGCGCAATCCCAGCGGGTCGCTCAAGGATCGCGCCACCGAAGTGGTGCTGGCCGTCGCGAAGCGGGCCGGATGCTTGAATACGGTGGCGGCATCAACAGGCAATGCCGGTGCATCGTTGGCGTGTATTGCGGCCTCGCAAGGCATGGCGGCGACCGTTGTAGTCCCGGCCAGCACGCCGTTTGTCAAACTTGCCCAGATTCGTGCTTATGGCGCCAGGGTTTGCGAGGTCGACGGCACTTACGACGACGCGTTCGAGATCGCCGAGCGCATGGCCGATGAGGCCGGTGTGTGCTGCCGCAATACGGGGATCAACCCCTTCACGCGCGAAGGCAAGAAGACGTGCGCGTTCGAAATGGCCGAGGCGTTCGATTGGCGTGTGCCGGATTGGGTGGTGGTGCCAACGGGAGACGGCAACATTCTCTCCGGGATTGCGGCGGGATTCCTCGATCTGTACGCGTTGGGGATCACGTCAGCGGTGCCACGGCTACTCGCCGCGCAGGCGGATAGTTCAAACAGCATCACGCGGGACTGGCAAGCGGACGACGAAGGGACGGCTCTGCCGCAGTCGCCCACACTTGTCAGCCCCGAGACCGTGGCCGACAGCTTGTCGGTGAGCCGTCCACGCGATCATTTCGCGGCGCTTCACGCGTTGCGCGCCACGCGCGGTGTTTGCGTCGCGCTCGATGACGCGCGCATTCTCGCCGCGTCGCAAACGCTGGCGCAGCGCTTCGGCTTGTGGTTCGAGCCATCGACGGCCGCCGGGTATGCCGCATTGCATGCGTGTCTTGCCACCGGCCAGATTCAGCCCGGGGCGCGAGTCGTGTTGCTGGGTACGGGCACAGGGCTGAAAGCCCCACACGACTTTGACCGCGTGACACCGGGACACTTGCCGGATGAGGCGGGCGTCATGCCTCGTGGTATTCCCGAAGATCGCCGTTATTTCCGTGAGGAGGGACAGGCGTGACGCGGCAACGCATCATCGTGCTTGGCGCTGGGGTCAGCGGACTGACGACCGCCACGACGATGGCAATGGCCGGATGCGACGTCACCATCCGCGCGGCGGAAGGACCTGCGCAGACGACGTCGGCCCTCGCCGCTGCCATCTGGCATCCGTTCTATCAGGCGCCTGACTTCGTTTATCTCGAACGCGCCCGGCAGACTTACACGACGATGCATCGCTTGTCTGCCGACACGTCGTCGGGCGTTCTCATGCGAACGCTCACCGAGTACTTTCAACAGGACGCCGGAATGCCTTGGTGGGCGGAGTGCGCGAGCGACCTCAAGAGACTGCCGGACGCGGAGGTTCCGTCGCGCTTTGCCTGTGCGTATCGCATGTCTGTTCCCGTCGCCGACACGGCAGCTTACCTTCGCTATCTGATGCATATGTTCTTTGAGCTTGGCGGACAGTTCTTGCCGCAACGTATCGATGATCCGGCCTCACTCCTCGACGATGCCGACTACGTGGTGAATTGCTGCGGTTACGGCAGCCGGCAGTTCGGCGACGGCGAGTTGTCGTTGTCGCGGGCGATCGTGTTGCGTGCCCGGCGCGCCGCTGCTGTACGGGGCTGCTTCATCGATGACGCTGATCCGGCAGCGCCCACTTACATCGTGGAGCGAAGCCACGACATCGTCCTCGGCGGCACCGCCGACCCGGAACTGACATCGACCGTCATTGGGGTGCGACAAATCGAGGACATCGTGCGCCGTTGCACGCAACTCTGCGAAGGGGTGGCTGCGTTGCACGTGATCGATGCTCGCACCGGATTTCGGCCAATGCGTCGTGTCGCCCGCGTCGCATGCGACGAGCGGCACTCTCGGCTGATTCATAACTACGGTCACGGTGGCGGGGGTTTCACGCTGTCATGGGGCTGCGCCAACGACGTGTTGCGTCTGGCGGGCATGACACCGGCCAATTAACGTGTGGCGTGCCGGCAGCACGACTGCCGGGCATCGCCCCTCTGGGATGCGATATGGAACTGGACCCGGCAACGCTCGACGAAGCCAGCATCTACAACTTCATGATGAGTACGATCCTGCCGCGTCCCATCGCGTGGGTAAGTACGGTGGATGAGGACGGCCGTCCGAATCTCGCACCGTATGCGTACTTCATGGGGGTGTGTTGTGTGCCGATGACGGTATTGTTCTGCCCCGTCGTGCCGCCCGCGCCGAAGCAAAAGAAGGACACGTTGCGCAACGTCGAAGCGGTCCCCGAATTCGTCGTGAACGTGGCGAGCGTGTCGTGTATCGACGCTGTGAATCTCTCGGCAGCGCCGCTGCCCGCCGGCGAGTCGGAGTTCGACCTGACGGGCGTGACACCGGTGCCGTCATCGCGCGTGCGGCCGCCGCGTGTGCTCGAGGCCGCTGTGGCTTACGAGTGCCGGGTACGCGACATCATCGAGATTAGTGCTGCGCCGGGGGGCGGATGGGTCGTGCTTGGCACGGTGCTCGCGGCACATGTCGACGACGCATTGCTCGACCCCGTCACGCATCAGGTGGATTTGCAGGGGCTGAGGCCGGTTGGGCGTTTGGGGGGAGGGGCGTTTGTGAATGCCGCGAGCGATACCTTCACGTTGACGCGTTACAAGACGCTCGCAGATCTGGCCGCGCGCAAGTGACGACGTGCGGACCCGCCGAGGCGAAGTCGTCGAGCAACCCGTAATCGCTGGCGAGCTTCGCCGCGCGGTGACGGCTCGATACGTCGAACTTGCGCATGACGCTGCGCAAATGGAAGACGACGCCATGTTCGGAGATGGTGAGGATGCGACCGATCTCCCACGAGGTCTTGCCACGCGCGACCCAGCGCAGGCACTCGCGCTCGCGTGGCGTCAATACGGGGGCATCGTGACGCACGGCGTCGCGCTGCACGATGCGCCAAACGACCTCGTGCACATGCATGGCCAGCACCGCGCCGCCATGCTGTATCCACGCGTGTGCGCCGGGCGCGCGCGGGTGTCGGGGCGGATGACGTGGCGACGACAGACTCAAGGTCCCTGACGCGCCAGACGGCGTGAACACCGGATACGTGATGCCGGAGCGCAATCCTGCGGCGCGCTGGTCGCGAAGCAGTTGCCGGGCTTCGGGGGACGCGTACAACGACGGTATCCATTCAACGGGCGTGAGTCGCTGGCATGCGAGCGAGAGCACGGGGTCGATGCTCGCGTAATGTTGCGCGTCGTAACGTTTCTGCCATGCCTCGGGAAAATTGCCGAGTTGCGGCGTCGCGAGCTTTCCGCCCGGCAACGGGAAATGCCCTCGATAGTTGAAATAGCGCTGCCTGAGAGCGACGCACAACGACTGCAACAGAGTGCGCAAGGCATCGAAGTCGGTGACGGAGTGCAAGGCGCTCAGACCGTCGGCAAACGAGCGGGGAGTGACGCAACGCGTGGCACGCATGACATATCGATGTAGGGAACATGTTTCGCTTGTAGCATGCGTGATATCGACGCGCGCACCGACGCTCGCCGAGGGGACGCGCGCAGGGGATGAGAAGGTCCTTCGCAACGTCGTCGTAGCGCGTGGTCGCCGGGCGCGACATAACGTCGCATGCGACATCCCGCACAGCGTCTAGTGTTGATGGATATCGGACGAATCCCGCATCGCAGCGAAGGTGGCGTGGGGTGTGGCGCGCCGTGCGATTCGAGGCAGGCGCGTTTGACGATGGGAAGCTTCGTTCCCCGAGGCAGGGGTTTCGGGTATTCAGGACACCGCAACGAGTCGTGTCTTGTTGCGATGTGTCAAACCGGCGACGCATAGGGAGTATCCCGTAGACGCGCGCCTGTGGAGATTTCCGGCTAGGGGAATAACCGGATTTCCCTTTTGCATCAATGAGTTCAGGAGGATGCTATGACGCGTCAAATACTCGGTATCAATGTTGTCGCTTCGAGAATGCGCGTTCTATAATGCGGCAGTTTGTCGCGGCCCGGACGCAACTGGTTCCCGGCCGTCGGACATGAAAGACCCAAAATGCCCCACGGGTGACGGCGATGCTCGCAGCCTCTTCCTCCGACGTCGGATCGGTGACGAAGGAATGGACGCACAAGCGCAACTGCGCGATATCGCCGCGCCAGTTTGTCCTGTTCTACCTGTCGTTGGCCGCCGTGTCACTGGGTGTTGCCTTGATTGCGGCGTGGCGCGGTGGGTGGTTGGTCTTGCCGTTCACAGGCCTGGACTTGCTCGTGGTGGGCGTTGCGTTCGTCATTCATGCCCGGCATGCCACAGATTACGAGGTCATTCGGTTGTCGCCCGTGAGCCTTGTGGTCGAGCAACGTTCAGCACAGAGGTTGACGCAGTACGAGTTCAATCCCCGCTGGGTACGCATCGACATCGAAACGCCGCCACGCACGCGCATTGTCTTGCGCTCGGGTAGCCGCTCGGTCACCGTCGGTGCCTATCTTGCGCCGCATCGCCGCGAAACGTTTGCGCGCGAGCTGCGCCGTTGTCTTGCCCAAGAGGCCTGAGAGATGGAGACGATCTCGGGCGACCGCCAGGGAGGATTTGGATGGTAATTTTGGGTAAGGAAGCTATGAAAAAAACGAAACATGCCTTGGCGGCTTTCCTTGCGGGCGCCTCACTGCTCGCCGTCGCTCCGGCAATGGCGGCGGTCACGGATATGCCGGGGGGGCCGGCCGTCAACGAACTCAACTTCCAGCCGCCGGTCACGAAACTTGCGGAAGAGCTTCACAGCCTTCACACCATGATGCTGATCATCTGTCTGGTGATCTTCATCGGTGTGTTCGGTGTGATGTTCTATTCGATTTTCAAACACCGCAAATCGAAGGGCCATCAACCCGCGAATTTCCATGAAAGCACCACGGTCGAGGTGATCTGGACGGTCGTACCGTTCATCATCGTGATTCTGATGGCGCTGCCCGCCACGAAAACCGTGGTGGCGATGAAGGACACGACCAACGCCGACATCACGATCAAGGTGACCGGCTACCAGTGGAAGTGGGGCTACGACTACCTGAAGGGCGAAGGCGAGGGCATCAAGTTCCTCTCTACGCTGAGCACGCCGCGCAGCCAGATCGACGGCCAGGAGGCGAAGAGCAACACGTATCTGCAGGAAGTCGACAACCCGATGGTCGTGCCGGTCAACAAGAAGGTGCGTCTCATCACGACGGCCAACGACGTCATCCACTCGTTCTACGTGCCCGCCTTCGGGATCAAGCAAGACGCGATTCCGGGCTTCGTGCGCGACACGTGGTTCAAGGCAGAGAAGGTCGGCGAGTATCGCGGCTTCTGTACCGAGCTGTGCGGCAAGGAGCACGCGTACATGCCGGTCGTGGTGAAGGTGGTCTCGGAAGACGATTACAACAAATGGGTCGATACGCAGAAGAAGCAGATGGCGGCATCGGCCGACGATCCGAACAAGACATACACCGTGCAGGAACTGATGGAGCGCGGTCAGAAAGTCTACGCATCGAATTGCGCGGTTTGCCACCAGCCGAACGGTAAGGGCGGCGGTGCATTCCCGGCACTCGATGGCGGCAAGATCGTGACCGGCCCGGTGGCCGACCACATCAGTATCGTGCTGCACGGCAAGAATGCGATGCCCAACTGGTCGCATCTGAACGATGTAGAGCTTGCGGCCGTCATCACGTTCGAGCGCAACTCGTGGAGCAACAAGACCGGTGACATCGTTCAGCCGGCGCAGGTGCGCGACGCGCGTGGCAACAAGTCGGCAAACGCCGCAGGGGCTGCCGACGCTGGCGCAGCGAAGAACAGTTAAGTGCCGTTCGACCAGTTCGAGGAAGGAGATTGGGTATGAGTTCCATCGCTCACGATCACGTGGCGGGTCACGACGATCACGCGCACGACCATCCGCATGGATGGCGTCGCTGGCTGTTCGCGACGAATCACAAGGACATCGGCACGATGTACATGATTTTCTCGTTTGTCATGCTGCTCTCGGGCGGCGTGATGGCGTTGATGATCCGTGCGGAATTGTTCGAACCGGGCCTGCAGTTCATTCGTCCGGAGTTTTTCAATCAGCTCACCACCATGCACGGCCTGGTGATGATTTTCGGCGCGATCATGCCGGCGTTCGTGGGCTTCGCGAACTGGATGATTCCGCTGCAGATCGGCGCGTCGGACATGGCCTTCGCGCGGATGAACAACTTCAGCTTCTGGCTGCTGCCGGTGGGCGGTCTGCTGCTGATCTCGTCCTTCCTCGTGCCGGGCGGCGCCACGGCAGCCGGCTGGACGATGTACGCGCCGCTGTCGGTGCAGATGGGCCCGGGGCAGGATCTGGCCATCTTCGGTGCGCACATTCTGGGTGCGTCGTCGATCATGGGCGCGATCAACATCATCGTGACCATTCTGAACATGCGCGCACCGGGCATGACGCTCATGAAGATGCCGATGTTCGTGTGGACGTGGCTGATCACCGCCTATCTGCTCATCGCCGTGATGCCGGTGCTTGCCGGCGCGATCACGATGCTGCTCACGGACCGTCACTTCGGCACGTCGTTCTTCAACGCGGCGGGCGGCGGCGATCCGGTCATGTATCAGCACATCTTCTGGTTCTTCGGACACCCGGAGGTGTACATCATGATTCTGCCGGCGTTCGGGATCGTCTCGCAGGTGATTCCGGCGTTCTCGCGCAAACCGCTGTTCGGCTATAGCTCGATGGTGTACGCCACGGCATCGATCGCGATTCTGTCGTTCATGGTGTGGGCGCACCACATGTTCGTGACGGGCATGCCGGTCACGGGCCAGCTCTTCTTCATGTACGCCACGATGCTGATCTCGGTGCCGACCGGCGTGAAGGTCTTCAACTGGGTTGCCACGATGTGGAAGGGCTCGCTCACGTTCGAGTCGCCGATGCTCTTCGCCGTCGGCTTCCTGTTCGTGTTCACGATGGGCGGTTTCACCGGCCTGATTCTCTCGCTGGCGCCGCTCGACATCCAGATGCACGGCACTTACTACGTGGTGGCGCACTTCCACTACGTGTTAGTGGCCGGTTCACTATTCGCACTCTTCTCAGGGTTCTATTACTGGGTGCCGAAGTGGACAGGTCACATGTACAACGAGTGGCGCGGCAAGTTCCACTTCTGGGGCTCGCTCATCACGTTCAACGTGACGTTCTTCCCGATGCACTTCCTGGGACTGGCCGGTATGCCGCGTCGTTATGCCGACTACCCCGCGCAGTTCACGGACTTCAACCAGATCGCGACGATTGGCGCGTTCGGTTTTGGCCTGATGCAGGTGTACTTCCTGTTCTTCGTCGCGATTCCGACGTGGCGCGGTGGCCCGGCCGCCGAAGCCAAGCCGTGGGATGGCGCAGAAGGTCTGGAGTGGACAGTGCCGAGCCCGGCGCCGTTCCACACGTTCGAGACGCCGCCGAAGGTGCATTGAACATGGCAGCCAGGCACGAACAGCGAGCGAAGAACCTGCGCACGGGGCTGATTCTCGCCTCGGTCGTGGCGGTCTTCTTCGTCGGTGTGATGATCAAGACCAAGTTGATGGGCGGTATCTGACCCGGAAGCCTCGCCGTCGCGGCGGGGCGCCCGGCAGCAGGCTCACGGCAGCGGAAGCAATGCAGCGCAACAGGCGGCACTGAGCGAGTGCCCTCAAGGCGAATATGGGCGGTTTGCGACGAATCAATGTGCGTACCTTCAGCAAGTTGCTGCTGCTGGTCGCGGTGATGTTCGGTTTCGGCTATGCCATGGTGCCGTTCTACCGCGCATTCTGCGATCTTGTGGGCATCAACCAGTTGGGCGATCGCACGACCGAGATTTCGGCGCGCAATTCGCAGGTCGACGAGAGCCGCACGATCACCGTCGAGTTCGATGCCAACGCGCAGGGACCGCTGCGTTTCAAGCCGGCGAAGAGCAGCCTGACGGTGCACCCCGGCGAGATCGCGACCATCGAGTACGAAGTGGCGAATCAGCAACCGCACGAGGTGCGTGCGCAGGCGATCCCGAGTTACGCCCCGGCGCAGGCGGCGAGCTACTTCAAGAAGATCGAGTGCTTCTGTTTCACGCAGCAAACGCTGCGGGCCGGAGAGGCCAAGGAATTCCCGGTGGTCTTCGTGGTGGACACGAAGCTGCCCAAAGATGTGAATACGATCACGCTGTCCTATACTTTTTTCGATCTCGGCAAGAACGACGCCAATCAGCGCGCAGACGCCAAGGCGGGCGCGCAGAACGGTGAGTTGAACGCAGGAGCGACAGGAGGGGGCAAGGGCAGCAATGGATGACCTGAAGGAGGCGACCCAGCGCAAGCTGTCATTCGTCCAGACCATCAAGGCGGTGTTCTGGTCGTTTTTCGGTGTGCGCAAGGGGCGTGACCACGACCGCGATATGGCGCAGCTCAATCCTGTGCATCTGATCATTGCGGGACTGGTCGGGGGCATCCTGTTTGTCGTGGCGCTGGTGCTGTTGGCGAAGCTCGCCATACGGCTCGCGACGTGAATGGCATAGACAAAGAGAACCAAGCCTGGAGAGATAAGAATGAGTGGTCAACACCAAACGGCGCCTTACTACTTCGTGCCGGCCCCCTCGCGTCACCCGGTGAGCTGCAGTGTCGGCTTGCTGGTGGTGCTCGGTTCGGCCGCCGCGTGGGTCAACGGTCTATCGTGGGCACCGTGGACGGCGCTGGCCGGCCTGCTGTGGGTGCTTTGGGTGCTGCGCAGCTGGTTCGGCGACTCGATCGCCGAGTCCGAAGGCGGGCTGTACGGCAAACGCATCGACGTGTCCTATCGCTGGGGCATGAGCTGGTTCATCTTCTCCGAGGTGATGTTCTTCGCGGCCTTTTTCGGCGCCCTGTTCTACGCCCGCACGCTGGCCATGCCGTGGCTCGGCGATCTCGACAACAAGCTGCTGTGGCCGGACTTCACCGCTGTGTGGCCCAACGCCGGCCCGGCCGGCGTGGTCGACGCCTTCGAGACGATGGGCCCGTGGCCGATCCCGACGCTCAACACAGCACTGCTGCTGACCTCGGGCGTCACGCTCACGATCTCGCACCACGCCTTGCGCGCCAACCATCGTGGCAGTGCGATCTTCTGGCTGTTCGCCACGGTGGTGCTGGGCTTCGTCTTCCTGGGCTTCCAGGCTTACGAATACCACCACGCTTACACCGAACTGAACCTGAAGCTCACCTCGGGCGTGTACGGCTCGACGTTCTTCCTGCTCACCGGCTTCCACGGCTTCCACGTGATGTTGGGCGCGATCATGCTCAGCGTCATGCTGATTCGCCTGATGAAGGGCCACTTCACGCCGGAGCATCACTTCGGTTTTGAAGGCGCCGCCTGGTATTGGCACTTTGTCGACGTGGTCTGGCTGGGCCTGTACGTCGTGGTCTACTGGCTCTGACGTCGAACGCGGCAAGACACTCGGGACGCCGCCGGATTCCGGCGGCGTTTCCATTTGCAGCGGCCGTCGTCAACCGATAGGGCAGTAGGGGCTTTGCGGGGGAAAGCGGTGGACGGGCCGCGCAATGCGGCCTTATGTCGCACAGCCGAGTGCCACGCCGGAAGTCGCGGCACCGAGCGATGACGACAGGCGTCACAGGGATCGGGGACGGACAGTGAGGATGAGGTGCGGCGATTTGTCGCAGGAGGGCGGCGCGGGACTCAGTATCGTATGCCCGTGCTGTGGATCCAGCCCATCCAGTTGGCGAACAGGATGAGCAGGAACAGCGTCACCGACAGGCCGACGCGCACCATGAGCGAATGCACGGTGCGATTCGATCGGCCCTTGTCCCGCATCATGAAAAACAATGCGGACGCCAGACTGCCAAGAATCAGGACGAAGGCGATGGCAACAATGATGCGCATGATCTGTCCGATGACGGGAATTCGTCATTATCGGGCAACGGACACGCGCTGGCACGCTGCAATGCAGTGTATTGCGCCAGTGTTCATTGCGCTGCCAGACAAGGAATGCACGTGTTGAAAACTCTCATGCGCGGCATGCGGCCGGTACCGGCGCTGCTGATTCTGCTGGGCGTGATGCTCACCGCAGCGCTCGGCGTGTGGCAGTATCAGCGCGCACAGATGCGTCTGGCACGGCAGGCGCAGATCGAGCAGGCCGAACATGCACCGGTGATCACGCTCGGCGCGCAGACTTATGCGCTGGGGGATGTGGCGAACCGGCGCGTGCGTGTCACGGGCCGCTTTCTGCGCAATCGCGTGGTGTATCTGGATAATCGACCGCGCAACGACCAGCCCGGCTTTTACGTGGTGATGGCATTGCAGACGGCACCGGACCATGTGGTGCTCGTCAATCGTGGATGGCTGCCGCGCGATTTGCGCGATCGCGCCGCGATCATGCCCTATGCGACCCCGGCGGGCGACGTCACCATCGAAGGTCTCGCGCAGCCCGATGCGTCGCGTGCCTTCGAGTTGGGCCATGGCGGCTCGGCGGCGGGGTTGGTCATTCGTCAGAATCTCGATGTGGCAGATTACGCGCGCGAAACGTCGCTGCCGCTACAACCGTTTGTCGTCATGCAGACGAACGACACAGGCGATCATCTGCTGCGCGACTGGCCTGCGCCGGCGAACGGCGCGGATCGCAATTATGGATACATGGCGCAATGGTTCGGCATGTCGCTGATCCTTGCGTTGCTGGGTTTGCGTCTGGCCTATCGGCGCGGACGCCGGCTGGCGACAGCCACCGACCCTTTCACGCGGGCATGAGGCGAACATGAGTACAGAAGTGAGTGCCGGACGCACGGGGAACCCCGCCATCGATCCGATGCAACGACGCCGGGCGAGGCGCATGCTGGTGCTGCTGTTCGTGGTGTGTGCGGCGCCGGCAGTGGCGGCGTATCTGATGTATTTCGTCTTCAAGCCGCAGGGTGGCACGTCGGCCTACGGGAAGCTGATCGAACCGCAGCGGCCGCTGCCCGCGCTGGTGGTGCGCGACGACGAGACGGGCGCGACGCTGCCGTTGTCGTCGCTCAAGGGCAAGTGGCTGATGATCAGCGCCGATACGGCAGCCTGTGACGAGAATTGCGTGAGCAAGCTCTTCTACATGCGGCAGATCCGTGTGTTGCAGGGCAATGAGCGAACGCGTGTCGAAACCCTGTGGCTGGTGACCGACGATGCCCCGGTGGCCGACAAACTCGATGCGGCGTATGAAGACACGCGTCGCCTGCGGGCCGACCCGGTCGCACTGGCGTCGTGGCTGCCCACACAGGACGGCACCGGCCTGCGCGACCACATCTATCTGGTCGATCCGTTGGGCAACCTGATGATGGCGTTCCCGAAGAACGCCGATCCGGGCAAGATCAAGAGCGATCTGTCGCGACTGCTCAAGTGGTCGGGGACGGGTTGAGGGGCACGCCCCGCAATGTAGACGAGACCGCGCGCGTTGGCGCACGGGACATGACGAAGAACTGACGTAAAACCGATGCTTTACCTTCTGGAACTGGGCTTCATCGGCCTGTGTATTGCGGTACTGCCGCTCGCCTGGGTGCTATTGCGCCGGGATGCGAACAAGTACCGCAAACTGGCCTGGGTGACGACCTTTCTCACGCTTGATCTGATCATGTTCGGCGGTTTCACGCGGCTCACGGACTCGGGCCTCGGGTGCCCCGACTGGCCGGGTTGCTATGGCACGTCGTCGCCGTTTGCCGCGCACGCGGACATCCACGCCGCGCAGTCCATGCTGCCGACCGGTCCGGTGACGTTCGTCAAAGCGTGGATCGAGATGATCCATCGGTACTTCGCCATGTCGGTGGGCGTACTCATCATCGTGCTGATGGTGATGGCCTGGGTGAAGCGACGCGAACTGAAGCAGTCGCCCTGGCTCGCGACATGGCTTTTCCTTCTCGTGTGTGTGCAGGGCGCGTTCGGCGCATGGACCGTCACGATGAAACTTCAGCCGGTGATCGTCACCACACATTTGATGTTGGCGCTTACTCTGCTAGGGTCGCTTGCCTGGCTGGCATCGCGTCAGATGCCGCTTGCGAGTGTTGCGGCGGATCCGGGGGCGCTGCGCTGGCGTTGGGCGGCGCTGATCGGACTGGCGCTGCTGGTGTTCCAGATTGCGCTCGGTGGCTGGGTGAGTACCAACTACGCCGTGCTGGCGTGTACCGAGTTCCCCACCTGTCAGGGGCAGTGGGTGCCGCCGATGGACTTTCACAACGGCTTCAAGCTTTGGCGCGAGCTGGGCAAGACAGCCGGTGGCGAAGTGATTCCGATGGACGCGCTCGTGGCGATCCATTGGGTACACCGGACGTTTGCGGTGGTGGTCGTGGCGTATCTGGCGTGGTTGGCG
This window of the Pandoraea fibrosis genome carries:
- a CDS encoding SURF1 family protein translates to MRPVPALLILLGVMLTAALGVWQYQRAQMRLARQAQIEQAEHAPVITLGAQTYALGDVANRRVRVTGRFLRNRVVYLDNRPRNDQPGFYVVMALQTAPDHVVLVNRGWLPRDLRDRAAIMPYATPAGDVTIEGLAQPDASRAFELGHGGSAAGLVIRQNLDVADYARETSLPLQPFVVMQTNDTGDHLLRDWPAPANGADRNYGYMAQWFGMSLILALLGLRLAYRRGRRLATATDPFTRA
- a CDS encoding SCO family protein; this encodes MSTEVSAGRTGNPAIDPMQRRRARRMLVLLFVVCAAPAVAAYLMYFVFKPQGGTSAYGKLIEPQRPLPALVVRDDETGATLPLSSLKGKWLMISADTAACDENCVSKLFYMRQIRVLQGNERTRVETLWLVTDDAPVADKLDAAYEDTRRLRADPVALASWLPTQDGTGLRDHIYLVDPLGNLMMAFPKNADPGKIKSDLSRLLKWSGTG
- a CDS encoding COX15/CtaA family protein, which codes for MLYLLELGFIGLCIAVLPLAWVLLRRDANKYRKLAWVTTFLTLDLIMFGGFTRLTDSGLGCPDWPGCYGTSSPFAAHADIHAAQSMLPTGPVTFVKAWIEMIHRYFAMSVGVLIIVLMVMAWVKRRELKQSPWLATWLFLLVCVQGAFGAWTVTMKLQPVIVTTHLMLALTLLGSLAWLASRQMPLASVAADPGALRWRWAALIGLALLVFQIALGGWVSTNYAVLACTEFPTCQGQWVPPMDFHNGFKLWRELGKTAGGEVIPMDALVAIHWVHRTFAVVVVAYLAWLAIQLRRHATLRKPSILVLMLVFVQFATGLSNIVFQWPLLNAIAHNGGAAVLLLLLVMLNYRIRAARTAASIAAGLTDQADLPARQKPLPSAESATEPLAGAPTGSA